Proteins from a genomic interval of Rhipicephalus microplus isolate Deutch F79 chromosome 6, USDA_Rmic, whole genome shotgun sequence:
- the LOC142765760 gene encoding uncharacterized protein LOC142765760: MDTDKSRPERHHLCESCGYETTKFCDLKRHIRIHTGERPFKCHLCPQAFSRKSILNNHLRYHTGERPYECRLCFKSFTDRATLFNHEFTHTSERPHKCHLCPQSFARKKALKVHLRIHTGERPYQCTLCPQMFKHPSHLKRHNRIHTGERPFKCHLCPQAFSQKSILNTHLHYHTGERPYKCRLCFKSFPERSTLTNHQLTHTGERPHKCHLCPQSFTRKKALKVHLRIHTAERPYQCTLCSRVFKLQAYLKKHMLVHSRK, encoded by the exons ATGGATACTGACAAGTCTCGTCCGGAACGCCACCACCTCTGTGAATCGTGCGGCTACGAGACTACTAAGTTTTGTGACCTGAAACGACACATTAGGATTCATACAGGCGAACGTCCGTTTAAATGCCACCTGTGTCCTCAAGCCTTCTCCCGAAAAAGCATCTTGAACAATCACCTGCGCTACCACACAGGCGAGCGACCGTATGAATGTCGTCTGTGTTTCAAAAGCTTCACAGACAGGGCGACATTGTTCAACCACGAATTTACCCACACGAGCGAGCGACCACATAAATGTCACCTGTGCCCCCAGAGCTTCGCGAGAAAAAAGGCACTGAAAGTGCATTTGCGCATCCACACGGGTGAACGACCGTATCAATGCACTTTATGCCCCCAGATGTTTAAGC ATCCTTCTCACCTGAAACGACACAATAGAATTCATACAGGCGAACGTCCGTTTAAGTGCCACCTGTGTCCTCAAGCCTTCTCCCAAAAAAGCATCTTGAACACTCACCTGCACTACCACACAGGAGAGCGACCATATAAATGTCGTTTGTGTTTCAAAAGCTTCCCAGAGAGGTCCACATTGACCAACCACCAGCTTACCCACACGGGCGAGCGACCACATAAATGTCACCTGTGCCCCCAGAGCTTCACTAGAAAAAAGGCACTGAAAGTGCATTTGCGCATCCACACTGCTGAACGACCGTATCAATGCACTTTATGCTCCCGGGTGTTTAAGCTGCAAGCATATCTCAAAAAACACATGCTAGTGCATTCACGCAAGTGA